Within the Marixanthomonas sp. SCSIO 43207 genome, the region AGAAGGTCAGCAACTGCAAGACCTTATCGATATGCGTAAAAGAAACGGTGAAGCAGATGATCCTAGACTTCACAGCGCTACGAGTATCTGTTATATTTTATATGCCTTCGGAAATGGCGCTATTGGAATTTCAAATTTTGGGAAACTGACCGAAAATCAAAAAGCAATTTTAGATCGGTTCCGAAATGTATTCACCTTTGCTTATAATCGGTATTATGAATTGGCAAAAGCCGAATCGCAAATGCGCGAAATTCAATTAGAATCAGCTCTTGAAAAAGTTCGCTCGGTAGCACTAAGCATGCAACAACCCAACGATATGCTAGACGTGGCCAAAGTTTTATATGAACAACTACGCGAACTCGGTTTTACAGACATACGTAATGCCATTATCGATTTGCATAATGAAGATAACGAAACATTTTGGGATTATGATTATTCCGAAGCAATGTCTGGCACCATCACCCTTTTATCTTATAAAAACGATCCTACCCTAGAAGAACAATACCGAAAAATAATTGCTACCACCAATGGTTTTTATGAAGAAATCTATGAAGGAGATGATTTAAAGGAATATGTAGAAATGCGTATTCGCAACGGAGAAAAAGAAGATCCTAGATTGCGAGGTATTAACCTACTCTCCTATTATCTTTATTCTTTTGGTAATGGCGTAATAGGTATTTCAAACTTCAGTATTCTTACTGAAAATCAAAAGAATATAGTATCAAGGTTTAGAAATGTATTCACCTTCGCATATCAACGCTATAAGTATTTGGTACAATCTGAAATAGACGTTAAAAACCTTGAAATAGCCAAGAAAAAAGCCGAAAAAGCACTTTTAGACTTACAAGCTACACAAGCACAACTTATTCAGTCTGAAAAAATGGCTTCTCTGGGTGTTCTTACTGCCGGTATTGCTCATGAAATAAAGAACCCGCTCAATTTTGTCAATAATTTTTCTGAACTAAACTTAGAACTTATAGACGAAGTGTTTACTGAACTTCAAAAAACAACAGACAGCCCAGAGAAAGAAGAAATAACAGCCATTTTAAACGATGTGATTGGTAACCAAAAAAAGATTTTTGAGCACGGTACTCGCGCAGATAGTATTGTTAAGTCTATGCTATTGCACAGTCGTGGTGGCAAAGGTATCAAAGAAATAACTTCTATAAATGATATGCTTAAAGAGTATGTAAATCTAGCTTTTCACGGTATGAGAGCTGGTAAAAAACCGATGAATGTAACGTTAGATTTCCAATTGGATGCATCGCTGCCAGATGTTTCAATCATAATAGAAGATATGAGCCGCGCTATTCTTAACCTTTGCAATAACGCTTTTGATGCCATGTATGAACGTCTTAAAAATAGTAATGAAAACACCTATCAACCTAGGCTTGGCATTACTAGTTATCATAAAAAGAAGGCTGTTTTTATAGCCATACAAGATAATGGTTTGGGAATTTCAGAAGCGCTTCAAGATAAAATTTTGATGCCTTTTTTCACAACAAAACGAGGAACCGAAGGAACAGGATTGGGACTTTCAATAACAAACGACATTATTAAAGCTCACGGCGGGAGTTTGACGATTGAATCTAGCGAAGGCAACAAATCATTTACAACCTTTACAATAAAATTACCCATTTAAAAAAGTAGGGATATGAAAATATTAATAGTAGATGACGAGCGCGATGTAGAAACATTGTTTCGTCAAAAATTCAGAAAAGAAATAAAAAGTAACAAGCTAGATTTGGCTTTTGCTTTTTCAGGTCAAGAAGCTTGGGAGTTATTGCAAAACCAAACTCCGCCGGAAGTTGTATATGTATTTTCAGATATTAATATGCCCGGTATGACAGGCTTGGCGTTATTAAAGCGCATTAAAGAAACGTACCCAACTATTCAAGTTTCTATGATTTCGGCATATGGTGATCAAAAAAACTATAACAAAGCAATGGATTCTGGTGCTAAAGAGTTTTTTACAAAACCCATAGATTTTGATTCTTTACGCAAAGAAATAGG harbors:
- a CDS encoding sensor histidine kinase, whose product is MERTKMTEIQELREALKRNKAELQQKNRELEIEAAIEKVRKVALSLKKSEHMLDIAQVLYEQLLQLGFTDIRNALIDIHDEKTESFLDYDYSELMGGTVTHMTYEDDPTLKEQVQDIAKTTDGFSEMVLEGQQLQDLIDMRKRNGEADDPRLHSATSICYILYAFGNGAIGISNFGKLTENQKAILDRFRNVFTFAYNRYYELAKAESQMREIQLESALEKVRSVALSMQQPNDMLDVAKVLYEQLRELGFTDIRNAIIDLHNEDNETFWDYDYSEAMSGTITLLSYKNDPTLEEQYRKIIATTNGFYEEIYEGDDLKEYVEMRIRNGEKEDPRLRGINLLSYYLYSFGNGVIGISNFSILTENQKNIVSRFRNVFTFAYQRYKYLVQSEIDVKNLEIAKKKAEKALLDLQATQAQLIQSEKMASLGVLTAGIAHEIKNPLNFVNNFSELNLELIDEVFTELQKTTDSPEKEEITAILNDVIGNQKKIFEHGTRADSIVKSMLLHSRGGKGIKEITSINDMLKEYVNLAFHGMRAGKKPMNVTLDFQLDASLPDVSIIIEDMSRAILNLCNNAFDAMYERLKNSNENTYQPRLGITSYHKKKAVFIAIQDNGLGISEALQDKILMPFFTTKRGTEGTGLGLSITNDIIKAHGGSLTIESSEGNKSFTTFTIKLPI
- a CDS encoding response regulator; translated protein: MKILIVDDERDVETLFRQKFRKEIKSNKLDLAFAFSGQEAWELLQNQTPPEVVYVFSDINMPGMTGLALLKRIKETYPTIQVSMISAYGDQKNYNKAMDSGAKEFFTKPIDFDSLRKEIGMLIS